Sequence from the Saccharopolyspora pogona genome:
CGGGCTTGGCCGGCGTGGTGGAGCAACTCGACGACTTCGGCATCGGGGGTCTGGGTGAAGTCCCGGTACCACTGGCCGATCGCCATGAACCAGCCCGGAGTCTCCAGGCAGACCTGCTCGTCGGTCACTTCCTCAAGTCGTTCCAGCGCGTGCGGCGGCGCCACGGGCACGGCCAAGACCACGCGGGCGGCGCCCTGCTCGCGGGCCACTCGGCAGGCCACGTGCGCGGTGGAGCCGGTGGCGATCCCGTCGTCGACGACGATCGCAGTTCTGCCGGTCACGTCCACGCGTCGGCGATTGACGCGGAACAGCCGCGCGCGCCGGTCGAGTTCGACCCGTTCGCGCCGCTCCACCTCGTCCAGTTCCCTCGCGCTGACCCCGGTCTTCCACAGCACCTCGTTGTTGATGATGCGAACGTCGCCTTCCCCGATGGCGCCCATGCCGAGCTCGGGATGGGTGGGCACGCCGAGCTTGCGAACCACGATCACGTCCAGCGGCGCGCGCAGCGCCTGCGCCACTTCGAACGCCACCGGCACCCCACCGCGCGGCAATCCGAGGACCACGGCGTCCGCGCCGCGGAAGTGCAGCAACTGTTGCGCCAGCCGACGACCGGCGTCCCTCCGGTTCTCGAACGGCACGCCCGAGCACCCCCTCACCAGCCCGCGCACCAAGCGTGGCTCAGATGTGAGGTGGCGGAACAGAGGCGATCGGCACTCGGTGCCGGTTCAGCCGCGAGTCGCGTCCGCTCGGGAACCCGTACGCCGACCGTGGTCGAGCACCCGCGAGGTCCCCCACGGAGACATCGCCGAACAGGTCCGCAGCCTGATCAGCCTGGGCGTACATCGTCATGACCGCGGTGACGTAGCGGCTGTCCTCGAGGGCGTCGCGCAGGGCGGTCGTGCTGCGCGTCACCCCGAGCGCGCGGATTACGTCCCGCTCGGGCGACGATCCGTGCTGGTGGAGCTGCCGGCGCAGGTACCCGCGAGCCCGTCTGAGGTCGCGCTCGCCCCCGTGACCTGATGAGCTCGAGCGCGCTGATCTCAGGCGAGGTGGCCGAACACGATCAGGTTGTCTTCGTAGCTGCGGCGCGACTTGTCGAAATCCCCGCCGCACGTGATCAGCCGGATCTCCGGACGGGGCACGTCGCCGTACACGGCGTCGGTGGGGAACTTGTCCTTCGGGAACCGCTCGATGCGGTCGACCAGGTAGGTGACCTGCGAACCGTCCCGGCGGTCGACCCGGATCCGGTCACCGGCGCGGAGATCGCGCAGCCGGTAGAACACCCCGGCCTCGGTGTAGGAGTCGACGTGGCCCAGTACGACGAACGGGCCGACCTGGCCCGCTCCCGGCCCACCGTCGTACCAACCGGCCTGCCTGGGCGTCTCGATCGGGGGAACTTGGACCGAACCGTCCGCGTTCAACCCCAGCGGCACGAGGCTCGACGCCACCCGGATGGACGGCATGGCGATCCGGATCGGATGGGGATCGCCCGGCACCGACGTCGCCGGTACCACCGGTGCGGGGGCCGCGGCCGGCGGCGGTGCGGAATCCGCGCCCGCCGGGCCGAAGACCGCCGCGCCCGCCGCCGACAGCAGCAAGGTGATCCACACGGCTAGAACTCCAGCTCTCACGTTCCACCCCCGTGCTTCCGCGACGGCGAGTTCCGCCTGTGTGCGGGCATTCGTGCGGGATGGTGGTGTGCGCTTCCGGAGCGCACACCACCATCCCGGCTGGATCAGCGCTGCGACTCGGCACGCCGACGTCGGTGCGCGTAAGCGCCACCAGCCGCCAGGACGACGACCGCCGCGCCGCCTGCTGTCAGCAGCGGGCCGGAGACGCCGGAGTCGTCCTGTGCCGTGGCCCCGCCACCCGCCGGAACGGCGCCGACCGGCTTCTGCACGACCTGCGGCGTCGGCGGGACGGTGGGCTTGGCCGTCGGGACGACCTGCGGCTTGGTCGATGTCGGCCTAGCCGACGGCCGCTGTGCTGGCGACTGCGCAGGTGGCACCGCTGCAGGTGGCACAGCTGCCGGTGGCACAGCTGCCGGTGGCACAGCTGCCGGTGGCACAGCTGCCGGTGGCACCGCTGCCGGCGGCACCGCTGCCGGTGGTGCAGGCGGAGGCGCGACCTCCTCCGGCGGGCAGTTCTCCACGCACGGAGGCGGGCACTCTTCGAAGTTGCACGGCAGCAGCGGTGGCGGTGGGCAGTCCCCAGGTTTATCGCACTTGTCGTCGGCCGTGCGGACCAGCGGTGGTGTCGCCGAATTCACTTCAGCGCTCCCCAGTGGAGCAAGACCGATCGAAGTACCCAACACGAAGGCGGCAATCCCGCCAAGGCGAACAAGCGTTGAGGACAC
This genomic interval carries:
- a CDS encoding phosphoribosyltransferase, yielding MPFENRRDAGRRLAQQLLHFRGADAVVLGLPRGGVPVAFEVAQALRAPLDVIVVRKLGVPTHPELGMGAIGEGDVRIINNEVLWKTGVSARELDEVERRERVELDRRARLFRVNRRRVDVTGRTAIVVDDGIATGSTAHVACRVAREQGAARVVLAVPVAPPHALERLEEVTDEQVCLETPGWFMAIGQWYRDFTQTPDAEVVELLHHAGQARATRTADDR
- a CDS encoding class F sortase yields the protein MWITLLLSAAGAAVFGPAGADSAPPPAAAPAPVVPATSVPGDPHPIRIAMPSIRVASSLVPLGLNADGSVQVPPIETPRQAGWYDGGPGAGQVGPFVVLGHVDSYTEAGVFYRLRDLRAGDRIRVDRRDGSQVTYLVDRIERFPKDKFPTDAVYGDVPRPEIRLITCGGDFDKSRRSYEDNLIVFGHLA